A portion of the Pseudomonas synxantha BG33R genome contains these proteins:
- the lptB gene encoding LPS export ABC transporter ATP-binding protein produces MATLKAQHLAKAYKSRQVVRDVSLSIDSGQIVGLLGPNGAGKTTCFYMIVGLVQADQGRVLIDDLDVSHQPMHGRARAGIGYLPQEASIFRKLSVADNIMAILETRKELDRDGRRKELESLLQEFHINHIRDNLGMSLSGGERRRVEIARALATAPKFILLDEPFAGVDPISVGDIKQIIHHLKAKGIGVLITDHNVRETLDICETAYIVNDGQLIAEGDAETILANELVKEVYLGHEFRL; encoded by the coding sequence ATGGCAACCCTGAAAGCCCAGCATCTGGCCAAGGCCTATAAAAGCCGCCAGGTGGTACGTGATGTCAGCCTGTCGATCGACAGCGGCCAGATCGTCGGTTTGCTCGGCCCCAACGGTGCCGGCAAGACCACCTGCTTCTATATGATCGTCGGGCTGGTCCAGGCGGATCAGGGTCGCGTATTGATCGACGACCTGGACGTCAGCCACCAGCCCATGCACGGTCGTGCACGCGCCGGTATCGGCTATCTTCCCCAGGAAGCGTCGATCTTCCGTAAACTGTCGGTAGCCGACAACATCATGGCGATCCTCGAGACCCGCAAGGAACTCGACCGCGACGGCCGCCGCAAAGAGCTGGAAAGCCTGTTGCAGGAGTTCCACATCAACCATATTCGCGACAACCTCGGCATGAGCCTGTCCGGTGGTGAGCGCCGCCGCGTGGAAATCGCCCGCGCCCTGGCCACCGCACCGAAGTTCATCCTGCTGGATGAGCCGTTTGCCGGCGTTGACCCGATTTCGGTCGGCGATATCAAGCAGATCATTCACCACCTCAAGGCCAAGGGTATTGGCGTGCTGATCACCGACCACAACGTCCGTGAGACGCTGGATATCTGTGAAACCGCCTATATCGTCAACGATGGTCAGTTGATTGCTGAAGGCGACGCCGAGACCATCCTGGCCAATGAACTGGTCAAGGAAGTTTACCTGGGTCACGAGTTCCGCCTGTAG
- the lptA gene encoding lipopolysaccharide transport periplasmic protein LptA — protein MRLVKTLPILLGLGAALGSVSAWALPNDSQQPIHISADDAQLDDKQGVATYTGGVIITQGSMKITGNTVTLTRTQAGDIDVVTSVGNLAYFEQKQKAEDPGPMKGYGKTIQYHALQNRIVLIDQAKVLSADGNSTEGEKIVYNTKTQVAQAGRANGNKVTAPRPRIDMVIQPKKKAE, from the coding sequence ATGAGGCTCGTTAAAACCCTCCCTATTTTGCTCGGTCTGGGCGCAGCACTGGGAAGCGTGAGCGCCTGGGCTCTGCCGAACGATAGCCAGCAACCGATCCACATCTCGGCTGACGATGCGCAGCTCGATGACAAGCAAGGTGTTGCCACCTACACCGGCGGCGTCATCATCACCCAGGGTTCGATGAAGATCACCGGCAATACGGTGACCTTGACGCGTACCCAGGCCGGCGATATCGATGTCGTGACCTCAGTGGGCAACCTGGCTTACTTCGAACAGAAGCAAAAGGCAGAAGATCCAGGCCCGATGAAGGGCTATGGCAAGACCATTCAGTATCATGCCCTGCAGAATCGCATCGTCCTGATCGACCAGGCCAAAGTGCTCAGCGCCGACGGCAATTCGACTGAAGGCGAGAAAATCGTCTACAACACCAAGACCCAGGTCGCTCAGGCCGGTCGCGCCAATGGCAACAAGGTCACCGCACCTCGTCCACGTATCGACATGGTTATCCAGCCGAAGAAGAAGGCCGAGTAA
- the lptC gene encoding LPS export ABC transporter periplasmic protein LptC, giving the protein MLSKKIRNFLLFGVIAALFLAVGYWNISPERFLDKPVAQVDEGVIDYYATNAYSIQFLPDGKVQYEMTSDKVEHLKSSEVSLLTNPDLNLYRGTEFPWHVTSKRGEVNPDGTEVELIDSVRVARTDAQNRDTIITSSRMTVFPQKQYAQTEQDVRIDGAGGVSTGKGMKAYLKESRIHLLSNVRGQYEAR; this is encoded by the coding sequence ATGCTGAGCAAAAAGATTCGCAACTTCCTGCTATTCGGGGTCATTGCCGCGCTGTTCCTGGCGGTGGGCTACTGGAATATCAGCCCGGAGCGCTTTCTCGACAAGCCTGTTGCGCAGGTTGACGAAGGTGTTATCGACTATTACGCCACCAACGCCTACAGCATTCAGTTCCTGCCAGACGGCAAGGTGCAGTATGAAATGACGTCGGACAAGGTCGAGCACTTGAAATCCTCTGAAGTCAGCCTGCTGACCAATCCGGACCTGAACCTGTATCGCGGCACCGAATTCCCGTGGCATGTCACCAGCAAACGTGGCGAGGTCAACCCGGACGGCACCGAAGTTGAACTGATCGACTCGGTCCGCGTCGCACGTACAGACGCGCAGAACCGCGACACCATCATTACCAGCAGTCGCATGACGGTATTCCCACAGAAGCAATATGCGCAGACCGAGCAAGACGTTAGAATCGACGGCGCTGGCGGTGTATCGACTGGCAAGGGAATGAAAGCGTATTTGAAAGAAAGCAGGATACACCTGCTATCGAACGTAAGAGGACAGTATGAGGCTCGTTAA
- a CDS encoding KdsC family phosphatase, translating to MTSDLLQRGKNIKLAIFDVDGVLTDGRLYFLEDGSEFKTFNTLDGQGIKMLMAAGVQTAIISGRKTPVVERRAQNLGIAHLYQGREDKLVVLDELLGQLNLSYEQVAYLGDDLPDLPVIRRVGLGMAVANAAAFVREHAHGITTARGGEGAAREFCELILRAQGSLEAAHAAYL from the coding sequence ATGACCAGCGATCTGTTGCAACGCGGTAAAAACATCAAGCTGGCGATTTTCGACGTTGACGGCGTGCTGACCGACGGCCGCCTGTACTTTCTCGAAGACGGCAGCGAATTCAAGACATTCAATACGCTCGATGGCCAGGGCATCAAGATGCTGATGGCAGCGGGCGTGCAAACGGCGATTATCAGTGGTCGAAAGACGCCGGTTGTGGAACGCCGCGCACAAAACCTCGGAATTGCTCACCTGTATCAGGGCCGCGAGGATAAACTGGTGGTGCTGGACGAGCTTCTTGGCCAACTCAACCTAAGCTATGAACAAGTCGCCTATCTGGGTGACGACCTGCCCGACCTGCCGGTGATTCGCCGGGTGGGCCTGGGCATGGCGGTCGCGAATGCCGCGGCGTTTGTGCGCGAACACGCCCATGGCATCACCACCGCCCGTGGCGGCGAAGGTGCTGCCCGCGAGTTCTGCGAGTTGATCCTGCGTGCCCAGGGCAGCCTTGAAGCGGCCCACGCCGCCTACCTATAG
- a CDS encoding KpsF/GutQ family sugar-phosphate isomerase — protein sequence MSQSSELVQSAQRTIRLELEAVEGLLAHINADFVRACEMILASKGRVVVVGMGKSGHIGNKIAATLASTGTTAFFVHPAEASHGDMGMITKDDVILALSNSGTTNEIVTLLPLIKRLGIQMISLTGNPESTLAKAADVNLNVHVAHEACPLNLAPTSSTTAALVMGDALAVALLEARGFTAEDFAFSHPGGALGRRLLLKVENVMHSGAELPSVPRGTLLRDALMEMTRKGLGMTAILEADGRLAGIFTDGDLRRTLDRTIDIHTATIDAVMTPHGKTARAEMLAAEALKIMEDHRIGALIVVDNDDRPIGALNLGDLLRAGVM from the coding sequence ATGAGCCAATCCAGCGAACTTGTTCAATCCGCACAACGCACCATCCGCCTAGAGCTTGAAGCCGTAGAAGGCTTGCTGGCCCATATCAACGCGGATTTCGTGCGCGCCTGCGAGATGATCCTGGCCAGCAAGGGCCGCGTTGTCGTGGTCGGCATGGGTAAATCCGGCCACATCGGCAACAAGATCGCCGCCACCCTGGCAAGCACTGGGACCACCGCTTTTTTCGTGCATCCGGCCGAAGCCAGCCACGGCGACATGGGCATGATCACCAAGGATGACGTGATTCTGGCGCTGTCCAATTCCGGCACCACCAACGAAATCGTGACCCTGTTGCCGTTGATCAAGCGCCTGGGTATCCAGATGATCAGCCTCACGGGCAACCCGGAATCGACCCTGGCCAAGGCCGCCGACGTCAACCTCAACGTGCACGTGGCCCATGAGGCCTGCCCGTTGAACCTGGCGCCGACCTCCTCCACCACCGCTGCACTGGTCATGGGCGATGCCCTGGCGGTGGCGCTGCTGGAGGCCCGCGGGTTTACCGCAGAAGACTTCGCATTTTCCCATCCAGGTGGTGCCCTCGGCCGTCGCCTGCTGCTGAAAGTTGAAAATGTCATGCATTCGGGCGCCGAACTGCCAAGCGTTCCACGCGGTACCCTGCTCAGGGATGCGCTGATGGAAATGACCCGCAAGGGCCTGGGCATGACGGCAATCCTGGAGGCCGACGGACGCCTTGCCGGGATATTCACCGACGGTGATCTGCGCCGCACCCTGGACCGCACCATTGATATTCACACCGCCACCATCGACGCGGTGATGACACCCCACGGCAAGACCGCCCGCGCTGAAATGCTCGCGGCTGAAGCGCTGAAAATCATGGAAGACCACCGGATCGGCGCGCTGATCGTCGTCGATAACGATGATCGACCGATCGGAGCCCTTAACCTTGGCGACTTGCTGCGCGCAGGAGTGATGTAA
- a CDS encoding ATP-binding cassette domain-containing protein, which yields MSADNAYAVELKGLTFKRGSRSIFNNVDIRIPRGKVTGIMGPSGCGKTTLLRLMGMQLRPSAGEVWVNGQNLPTLSRSDLFDARKHMGVLFQSGALFTDLDVFENVAFPLRVHTQLSDEMIRDIVLLKLQAVGLRGAIDLMPDELSGGMKRRVALARAIALDPQILMYDEPFVGQDPIAMGVLVRLIRLLNDALGITSIVVSHDLAETASIADYLYVVGDGQVLGQGTPEELMNADNPRIRQFMTGDPDGPVPFHFPAADYRSDLLGKR from the coding sequence ATGAGTGCCGATAACGCCTACGCGGTCGAGCTGAAGGGCCTTACCTTCAAGCGCGGTTCGCGCAGCATCTTCAATAACGTCGATATTCGCATTCCTCGCGGCAAGGTCACGGGCATCATGGGGCCTTCCGGTTGCGGCAAGACCACCCTGTTACGCCTGATGGGCATGCAATTGCGCCCCAGTGCCGGCGAAGTGTGGGTCAACGGCCAGAACCTGCCGACGCTGTCGCGCAGCGATCTGTTCGATGCGCGCAAGCATATGGGCGTGCTGTTCCAGAGCGGCGCGCTGTTTACCGACCTCGATGTTTTCGAAAACGTAGCCTTCCCGCTGCGGGTGCATACCCAGCTGTCCGATGAAATGATTCGTGACATTGTGTTGCTGAAGCTGCAGGCCGTTGGCCTTCGCGGTGCCATCGACCTGATGCCGGACGAATTGTCCGGCGGTATGAAGCGCCGTGTCGCCCTGGCGCGGGCCATTGCCCTCGACCCGCAGATCCTTATGTACGACGAGCCATTCGTGGGGCAGGACCCGATCGCCATGGGTGTACTGGTGCGTCTGATCCGCCTGCTCAATGATGCATTGGGTATCACCAGCATTGTGGTCTCCCACGATCTGGCCGAAACCGCGAGCATCGCCGACTACCTGTATGTAGTGGGTGATGGCCAGGTGCTGGGGCAGGGTACGCCTGAAGAGCTGATGAACGCCGATAACCCGCGTATCCGCCAATTCATGACCGGCGATCCCGATGGCCCGGTGCCTTTTCACTTTCCGGCAGCGGACTACCGCTCAGATCTTCTGGGGAAGCGCTGA
- the mlaE gene encoding lipid asymmetry maintenance ABC transporter permease subunit MlaE, translated as MRKTSLIEKVRLFGRSGIDIIEVLGRSTIFLFHALLGRGGIGGGFGLLLKQLHAVGVMSLVIIVVSGVFIGMVLALQGFNILSSYGSEQAVGQMVALTLLRELGPVVTALLFAGRAGSALTAEIGNMKSTEQLSSLEMIGVDPLKYIVAPRLWAGFISLPLLAMIFSVVGIWGGSWVAVDWLGVYDGSYWANMQNSVTFTGDVLNGIIKSIVFAFVVTWIAVFQGYDCEPTSEGISRATTKTVVYASLAVLGLDFILTALMFGDF; from the coding sequence ATGCGCAAGACATCTCTTATCGAAAAGGTTCGCCTTTTCGGTCGCTCGGGCATCGACATCATCGAAGTCCTGGGGCGTTCGACCATTTTCCTGTTCCACGCCTTGCTGGGCCGCGGCGGCATCGGTGGGGGCTTCGGCCTGCTGCTCAAGCAGCTGCACGCAGTGGGTGTGATGTCTCTGGTGATCATTGTGGTCTCCGGGGTGTTCATCGGCATGGTGCTGGCGCTGCAGGGCTTCAACATCCTGTCCAGCTACGGTTCCGAGCAGGCGGTAGGCCAGATGGTGGCCTTGACCCTGCTGCGTGAGCTCGGCCCGGTGGTTACTGCCTTGCTGTTCGCGGGGCGTGCAGGTTCGGCGCTGACCGCCGAAATCGGCAACATGAAGTCCACCGAGCAGCTGTCCAGCCTGGAAATGATCGGTGTGGACCCGCTCAAGTACATTGTTGCCCCGCGCCTGTGGGCCGGCTTCATTTCCCTGCCATTGCTGGCGATGATTTTCAGCGTGGTGGGTATCTGGGGCGGTTCGTGGGTGGCGGTTGACTGGTTGGGCGTCTATGACGGTTCCTACTGGGCCAACATGCAAAACAGCGTGACCTTCACCGGTGACGTGCTCAACGGCATCATAAAGAGCATTGTCTTTGCCTTTGTAGTGACGTGGATTGCCGTATTCCAAGGCTATGACTGCGAGCCCACCTCAGAAGGGATCAGTCGTGCCACTACCAAGACCGTTGTGTACGCCTCGCTGGCGGTACTGGGCCTTGACTTCATTTTGACCGCCTTGATGTTTGGAGATTTCTGA
- the mlaD gene encoding outer membrane lipid asymmetry maintenance protein MlaD: MQNRTVEIGVGLFLLAGILALLLLALRVSGLSASPTADTYKLYAYFDNIAGLTVRAKVTMAGVTIGKVTAIDLDRDSFTGRVTMQVDKKVDNLPTDSTASILTAGLLGEKYIGVSVGGETALLKDGSTIHDTQSSLVLEDLIGKFLLNTVNKDAK, translated from the coding sequence ATGCAAAACCGCACTGTGGAGATCGGTGTCGGCCTTTTCTTGCTGGCTGGCATCCTGGCTTTACTGTTGTTGGCCCTGCGAGTCAGCGGCCTGTCGGCCAGCCCCACCGCCGATACCTATAAACTTTACGCGTATTTCGACAATATCGCCGGTTTGACGGTCAGAGCCAAAGTGACCATGGCCGGCGTTACCATCGGCAAGGTCACGGCAATCGATCTGGATCGCGACAGCTTCACCGGGCGAGTGACCATGCAGGTGGACAAGAAGGTAGATAACCTGCCGACTGACTCCACGGCATCTATCCTCACTGCGGGGCTGCTGGGCGAGAAATACATCGGTGTCAGCGTGGGCGGGGAAACAGCCTTGCTCAAGGATGGCTCTACAATCCACGACACACAGTCGTCGTTGGTACTTGAAGACCTGATCGGTAAATTCCTGCTCAATACGGTCAATAAAGACGCTAAATGA
- a CDS encoding MlaC/ttg2D family ABC transporter substrate-binding protein, which produces MISTLRRGLLVLLAALPLMANAAGSAHDLVQDTTNKMLADLTANKEKYKQDPSQFYNALNTIVGPVVDAEGISRSIMTVKYSRKATPAQMQTFQENFKRGLFQFYGNALLEYNNQGIVVDPAREESGDRAEVGMKVSGSNGAIYPVSYTLTKINGEWKLRNVVINGINIGKLFRDQFADAMQRNGNNLDKTINGWAGEVAKAKEETDKAAGKPAQ; this is translated from the coding sequence ATGATCTCTACCTTGCGACGTGGCCTGCTGGTGCTGCTGGCGGCGCTGCCGCTGATGGCTAACGCGGCAGGTTCTGCTCACGACCTGGTGCAGGACACGACCAACAAAATGTTGGCTGACCTGACTGCCAACAAAGAAAAGTACAAGCAAGACCCGAGTCAGTTTTATAACGCGCTCAATACCATTGTCGGCCCGGTAGTCGATGCCGAGGGCATTTCGCGCAGCATCATGACGGTCAAGTATTCGCGCAAGGCAACACCTGCGCAGATGCAGACGTTCCAGGAAAACTTCAAGCGTGGTCTGTTCCAGTTTTACGGCAACGCTCTGCTGGAATACAACAACCAGGGCATCGTCGTTGACCCTGCCAGGGAGGAGTCGGGCGACCGTGCCGAGGTCGGGATGAAAGTCTCGGGCAGCAATGGCGCGATCTATCCGGTGTCCTACACCCTGACGAAAATCAACGGTGAATGGAAGCTGCGCAACGTGGTCATCAACGGCATCAACATCGGCAAGCTGTTCCGTGACCAGTTCGCCGATGCGATGCAGCGCAATGGCAATAACCTGGACAAGACCATCAATGGTTGGGCCGGTGAAGTGGCCAAGGCCAAGGAAGAAACCGACAAAGCTGCCGGGAAGCCTGCGCAATGA
- a CDS encoding STAS domain-containing protein, producing MTEAAVRIGDAGELLLSGVLDYRTGPDLRKQGQALIKASNAPALVVDCSAVTKSSSVGLSLLLCFMRDAEAAKKPLSIRALPEDMREIAEVSGLTELLAHP from the coding sequence ATGACCGAGGCGGCTGTTCGTATCGGCGACGCCGGCGAGCTGTTGCTCAGCGGCGTGCTCGATTACCGTACCGGGCCTGACCTGCGCAAGCAGGGCCAGGCACTGATCAAGGCCAGCAATGCGCCTGCGCTGGTGGTTGACTGTTCGGCGGTGACCAAGTCCAGCAGCGTCGGTCTGTCGTTGCTGCTGTGCTTCATGCGCGATGCCGAAGCGGCAAAAAAGCCGCTCAGTATCCGTGCCTTGCCTGAAGACATGCGCGAGATTGCCGAAGTTTCCGGCCTGACCGAGCTGTTGGCACACCCTTAA
- a CDS encoding BolA family protein, which produces MQALEVKSFLEGKLPETTVEVEGEGCNFQLNVISDELAALSPVKRQQQIYAHLNPWITDGSIHAVTMKFFSRAAWAERT; this is translated from the coding sequence ATGCAGGCCCTAGAAGTTAAGAGCTTCCTTGAAGGAAAGCTGCCGGAAACGACTGTTGAAGTTGAAGGCGAAGGCTGCAATTTCCAGCTGAACGTGATTAGCGATGAACTGGCGGCATTGAGCCCGGTCAAGCGTCAGCAGCAGATCTATGCCCATTTGAACCCATGGATCACCGATGGCAGCATCCATGCGGTCACTATGAAATTTTTCAGCCGCGCGGCCTGGGCCGAGCGCACCTGA
- the murA gene encoding UDP-N-acetylglucosamine 1-carboxyvinyltransferase, producing MDKLIITGGARLDGEIRISGAKNSALPILAATLLCDGPVTVANLPHLHDITTMIELFGRMGIEPVIDEKLAVEIDPRTIKTLIAPYELVKTMRASILVLGPMVARFGEAEVALPGGCAIGSRPVDLHIRGLEAMGAVIDVEGGYIKAKAPEGGLRGANFFFDTVSVTGTENIMMAAALAKGRSVLQNAAREPEVVDLANFLNAMGAKVSGAGTDTITIDGVERLHTATYKVMPDRIETGTYLVAAAVTGGRVKVKDTDPTILEAVLEKLKEAGAEITTGEDWIELNMHGKRPKAVNVRTAPYPAFPTDMQAQFISLNAIAEGTGAVIETIFENRFMHVYELHRMGAKIQVEGNTAIVTGIDKLKGAPVMATDLRASASLVISALCAEGDTLIDRIYHIDRGYECIEEKLQMLGAKIRRVPG from the coding sequence ATGGATAAATTGATTATTACCGGTGGTGCCCGCCTTGATGGCGAGATCCGCATTTCTGGTGCGAAAAACTCCGCCTTGCCGATCCTGGCAGCGACCCTGCTGTGCGATGGCCCGGTGACTGTAGCCAACCTGCCGCACCTGCACGACATTACCACCATGATCGAGCTGTTCGGCCGCATGGGCATTGAGCCGGTGATCGACGAGAAGCTGGCCGTCGAAATCGACCCGCGCACCATCAAGACCCTGATCGCCCCGTACGAACTGGTGAAAACCATGCGTGCGTCGATCCTGGTGCTGGGCCCGATGGTTGCTCGTTTCGGCGAAGCCGAAGTGGCCTTGCCTGGCGGTTGTGCCATTGGTTCGCGTCCGGTCGACCTGCACATCCGTGGCCTTGAGGCCATGGGCGCAGTCATCGACGTCGAAGGCGGCTACATCAAGGCCAAGGCGCCGGAAGGCGGCCTGCGTGGCGCGAACTTCTTCTTTGATACCGTCAGTGTGACCGGTACCGAAAACATCATGATGGCCGCTGCCCTGGCCAAAGGCCGCAGCGTGCTGCAAAACGCCGCGCGTGAGCCGGAAGTGGTCGACCTGGCCAACTTCCTCAACGCCATGGGCGCCAAAGTTTCCGGTGCTGGCACCGACACCATCACCATTGATGGTGTAGAGCGTCTGCACACCGCCACCTACAAAGTCATGCCTGACCGCATCGAGACCGGTACCTACCTGGTTGCCGCTGCCGTGACCGGTGGCCGCGTGAAGGTCAAGGACACCGATCCGACCATCCTTGAAGCCGTCTTGGAAAAACTCAAGGAAGCCGGCGCAGAGATCACCACCGGCGAAGACTGGATCGAGCTGAACATGCACGGCAAGCGGCCAAAAGCCGTCAACGTGCGTACCGCTCCATACCCGGCGTTCCCGACCGACATGCAAGCGCAGTTCATCTCCCTGAACGCGATTGCCGAAGGCACTGGTGCCGTGATCGAGACCATCTTCGAAAACCGCTTCATGCACGTGTACGAACTGCACCGCATGGGCGCCAAGATCCAGGTCGAAGGCAATACCGCCATCGTCACCGGCATCGACAAGCTCAAGGGCGCGCCAGTAATGGCTACCGACCTGCGTGCTTCCGCCAGCCTGGTAATCTCGGCACTGTGCGCCGAAGGCGACACCCTGATCGACCGCATCTACCACATAGACCGTGGCTACGAGTGCATCGAAGAAAAACTGCAGATGCTCGGCGCTAAAATCCGCCGCGTACCGGGCTAA